In Micromonospora sp. WMMD980, the following are encoded in one genomic region:
- a CDS encoding non-ribosomal peptide synthetase has product MSTIHGLIEAQVRRTPDVVALEFEGAELTYRELDRRANRLAHTLRRAGAGPETVVAVGAQRSLDLLVTLLGVLKSGAAYLPLDLELPTERLTYMAGRGGAVAVVRGPGMHVDLGLPGLTELTLADTDGEPDEPVDVAVDGRNACYVMYTSGSTGRPKGVVVEHRGVVNRLRWGQHEYGMTSDERVLQKTPYAFDVSVHELFWPLMVGARLVVARPGGHRDTRYLVEIIQRRQITSAHFIPTMLALFVGEPGVADCHSLRRILASGEALPTDLQNRVLRALPDVELHNLYGPTEASIEVSAWACRPEWSGASVPIGAAVDNTQLHILDAELRPADDAGPGELYLAGVQLARGYLGQPGLTAERFLPDPYGEPGGRMYRSGDLAGWHRPGVVEYLGRVDEQVKLAGNRVELGEIQAVLDDQPGVRASVVVATGDAAEKRLVAYVVGDRPDVGELRDRLAERLPGYMVPSTFVPLTELPLTPSGKLDRKALPAPDRPELAVAYRAPENPVQERVAKVWTDVFGVARVGVDDTFFALGGHSLLAVRLIARMREEFGVEVSIRDLFEGMTVAGLAEAVTATPAGDAPPALVAGGDDASAVASFGQERLLFLQRIHPDSPSYVIPVAWRIDGHLDEETLRRALRRLAARHDALRTRFAGDTPVVEPEPAVTLDVVDADAWHDELAAGRIREPFDLAAGPLWRATLVRLPEHDVLLLVLHHVVADGWSLGVIARELGELYAGLNPPAPPVRYVDFARWQRAELGPARLAAELDGWRDVLTGVPALELPTDRPRPAVLGAAGATHRFALPADALRRLAALAQDQHTTLHTVLLAAFQALLGRWSGQRDFAVGTPVAGRSRAEVENVVGFFVNTVAVRADLSGDPTVTELLRRVREATLRAYEHQDVPFEQVVAELRPERDLSRTPIYQTMFALRDTAVTALRLPGRAVTELPLGWRTAKFDLTLFVDEASDGTRTGLFEYATDLFDAATVGRLADAYARLLDALAADPGARFGDWPVLDPARRDALLAAGTAATPDLPARALHHLVADRVTAGPDRPAVVDGATVWTYAELDRRANRLAHHLIDLGVGPETVVAVSLPRGVDLVRAQLAVLRSGGAYLPLDADQPTDRSRHMVTTAGATLLLTAAGHHDGAGLGCPVVDLVRDAAELDRRPATDPAVAVDPEQLAYVVHTSGSTGRPKGIGITHRNLVRTVHDGGYLDPAPDDRVAFAASPLFDAAAFEVWATLVAGATVVVTPPDVALSTAALADHLARHRVTTLFLTTALFHQVARERPDALRGLRHVLFGGETSDPATVDGLLAHGGPDRLLHMYGPSESTTFSTWHPVTAPTGDTGRVPIGRPTHHTTTYVVDRRLRPVPVGVVGELLLGGAGVARGYVGAPALTAERFLPDPFGAPGGRVYRTGDLVRWTGDGVLEFVGRADGQVKIRGFRVEPGEIETAVRRHPAVRDAVVLARPDRTGVLNLVAYVAGDRAELGDLRAYLGRELPAYLVPAAVVVLDELPLTGNGKVDRAALPEPTYATGAGRREPTTALERQLAEIFRDVLGVDDPGVDDDFFALGGHSLLAIKVVGAVAARTGREITFRDLFTARSVAGLARLLAGADASVAPITRGAGAAGLPVSFGQERMVFLDRLEGAGAAYTIPLAWRLTGPVRADRLAAALDALVERHESLRTRFTLTDGVVRQDVTPGWAGLDRRVATSAAEAEADLAREARRPFELTTGPLFRAVLWRAGDAHLLLLAMHHAVSDGWSAAVLIRELEAGYDGADVPRPPVRYADFAAWQRHRLAGDRLAGDLDHWRRRLADLPDLELPTDRPRPPARDGAGAHVGFTVEPALAVALERLGRAHGATLFMTLLAAYQVLLGRWSGQTDFAVGTPVAGRDRPEVRDVVGFFLNTLVLRADLSGEPRFTDLLDRVRDDALAAYEHQELPFGRLVEELSPERDLGRSPLFQALFSYNDWTLDTLRLGSAEGVAQPVDRGAAKLDLTLELVHGPEGLAGSLDYTTDIFDAATVARMAGAYVDLLRAVAAEPAARIADLPLVGTEAAPAAARPAVPFRSLPDRIADHVRATPDATALLGPGGPLTYGELDRRSNRLAHHLRARGIGPEDRVGLRLPRCVDTVVAVLAVWKAGGAFVGLDPELPPRRLARLADGAGVRFVLDADGVAEAASSAHPVTPPDVDTRPDHLAYLVHTSGSTGTPKGVLVEQGGITAYLDTIGAHYRLDADDVVLQRASPSFDAFLRDCVGPLTVGATVLMAERADLSTLAADLTGRPAPTALLSMVPSLLHQLLDAGDVSAANLPALRLLVLSGEPCTPALLARLHDALPGARRIVNQYGPTEATVTTTVADLDPSRPYESVGIGVAMPGTTVHVLDTTLRPAPVGVFGEVFIGGAGVSRGYHGQPGRTAAVYLPDPAGPPGARMYRTGDAARLLADGTLELRGRLDRQVKVRGVRVEPAEVEAALSEHPEVGAAAVVARPDGPNGWRLAGYAQRAPEGRLDEADLRRHLEARLPSAMIPAELLVLDALPLLGNGKVDRAALPEIRTELPAADRVAPRTDVERVVAEIWADLLQRPDIGVEDDFFALGGHSLTALRVISRLRERLDAPVTLRAFFEARTIARLARKLEETR; this is encoded by the coding sequence ATGAGCACCATCCACGGCCTGATCGAGGCACAGGTCCGGCGTACCCCGGACGTCGTCGCGCTGGAGTTCGAGGGCGCGGAGCTGACCTACCGGGAGCTGGACCGGCGGGCGAACCGGCTCGCCCATACCCTGCGCCGCGCCGGCGCCGGGCCGGAGACGGTGGTCGCCGTCGGCGCCCAGCGGTCGCTGGACCTGCTGGTCACGCTGCTGGGCGTGCTGAAGAGCGGCGCGGCCTACCTGCCGCTGGACCTGGAGCTGCCGACCGAACGACTGACCTACATGGCCGGCCGGGGCGGCGCGGTGGCAGTGGTCCGCGGCCCCGGCATGCACGTCGACCTGGGCCTGCCCGGCCTGACCGAGCTGACCCTGGCCGACACCGACGGCGAACCCGACGAGCCGGTCGACGTCGCGGTGGACGGGCGCAACGCCTGCTACGTCATGTACACCTCCGGTTCGACCGGCCGGCCGAAGGGCGTGGTGGTCGAGCACCGGGGCGTGGTCAACCGGCTGCGCTGGGGCCAGCACGAGTACGGCATGACCTCCGACGAGCGGGTGCTGCAGAAGACGCCGTACGCCTTCGACGTGTCGGTGCACGAACTCTTCTGGCCGCTCATGGTGGGCGCCCGCCTGGTCGTCGCCCGGCCGGGCGGGCACCGGGACACCCGCTACCTGGTGGAGATCATCCAGCGCCGGCAGATCACCAGCGCGCACTTCATCCCGACCATGTTGGCCCTGTTCGTCGGCGAACCGGGTGTCGCCGACTGCCACAGCCTGCGCCGGATCCTGGCCAGCGGCGAGGCGCTCCCCACCGACCTGCAGAACCGGGTGCTGCGCGCCCTGCCCGACGTCGAGCTGCACAACCTCTACGGTCCGACCGAGGCGTCCATCGAGGTGAGCGCGTGGGCCTGCCGGCCCGAGTGGTCCGGCGCGAGCGTGCCGATCGGCGCGGCGGTCGACAACACCCAGCTGCACATCCTCGACGCCGAGCTGCGGCCGGCGGACGACGCCGGCCCGGGTGAGCTGTACCTGGCCGGGGTGCAACTCGCGCGCGGCTACCTCGGCCAGCCGGGCCTGACCGCCGAGCGTTTCCTGCCCGACCCGTACGGCGAGCCGGGTGGCCGGATGTACCGCAGCGGCGACCTGGCCGGCTGGCACCGCCCCGGCGTGGTCGAGTACCTGGGCCGGGTCGACGAGCAGGTCAAGCTCGCCGGCAACCGGGTGGAGCTGGGCGAGATCCAGGCCGTGCTCGACGACCAGCCGGGGGTGCGCGCCTCGGTGGTGGTGGCCACCGGCGACGCCGCCGAGAAGCGACTCGTCGCGTACGTCGTCGGGGACCGCCCCGACGTCGGCGAGCTGCGGGACCGCCTCGCCGAGCGGCTGCCCGGCTACATGGTGCCGTCGACGTTCGTGCCGCTGACCGAGCTGCCGCTGACCCCGAGCGGGAAGCTGGACCGCAAGGCGCTGCCCGCCCCGGACCGCCCCGAGCTGGCCGTCGCGTACCGGGCCCCGGAGAACCCGGTGCAGGAGCGCGTCGCGAAGGTCTGGACCGACGTCTTCGGGGTGGCCCGGGTCGGCGTCGACGACACCTTCTTCGCCCTCGGCGGGCACTCGCTGCTGGCCGTGCGGCTGATCGCCCGGATGCGCGAGGAGTTCGGCGTGGAGGTCTCCATCCGGGACCTGTTCGAGGGGATGACCGTCGCCGGCCTGGCCGAGGCGGTCACCGCGACGCCCGCCGGGGACGCCCCGCCGGCGCTGGTCGCCGGCGGCGACGACGCGTCGGCGGTCGCCTCGTTCGGCCAGGAGCGACTGCTGTTCCTCCAGCGGATCCACCCGGACAGTCCCAGCTACGTCATCCCGGTCGCCTGGCGGATCGACGGGCATCTGGACGAGGAGACGCTGCGCCGGGCGCTGCGCCGGCTCGCCGCCCGGCACGACGCGCTGCGGACCCGGTTCGCCGGCGACACGCCGGTGGTCGAGCCGGAGCCGGCGGTGACCCTGGACGTGGTCGACGCCGACGCGTGGCACGACGAGCTGGCGGCCGGGCGGATCCGGGAGCCGTTCGACCTGGCGGCCGGACCGCTGTGGCGCGCCACGCTGGTGCGCCTGCCCGAGCACGACGTGCTGCTGCTGGTGCTGCACCACGTGGTCGCCGACGGGTGGTCGCTCGGCGTGATCGCCCGCGAGCTCGGCGAGCTGTACGCCGGTCTGAACCCGCCCGCGCCGCCGGTGCGCTACGTCGACTTCGCCCGCTGGCAGCGGGCCGAGCTCGGTCCGGCCCGGCTCGCCGCGGAACTCGACGGGTGGCGCGACGTGCTCACCGGCGTGCCCGCGTTGGAGCTGCCCACGGACCGGCCCCGGCCGGCGGTGCTCGGCGCGGCCGGCGCCACCCACCGCTTCGCGTTGCCCGCCGACGCCCTGCGCCGGCTCGCCGCGCTCGCCCAGGACCAGCACACCACCCTGCACACGGTGCTGCTGGCGGCGTTCCAGGCGCTGCTCGGCCGGTGGAGCGGGCAGCGCGACTTCGCCGTCGGCACGCCGGTGGCCGGCCGGTCCCGCGCCGAGGTGGAGAACGTCGTCGGCTTCTTCGTCAACACCGTCGCCGTCCGCGCCGACCTGAGCGGCGACCCGACGGTCACCGAACTTCTCCGGCGGGTCCGCGAGGCCACCCTGCGCGCCTACGAGCACCAGGACGTGCCGTTCGAACAGGTCGTCGCGGAGCTGCGCCCGGAGCGGGACCTCAGCCGCACCCCGATCTACCAGACCATGTTCGCCCTGCGGGACACCGCGGTCACCGCGCTGCGGCTGCCCGGCCGCGCCGTCACCGAACTCCCGTTGGGCTGGCGGACCGCCAAGTTCGACCTCACCCTGTTCGTCGACGAGGCGTCCGACGGGACCCGCACCGGCCTGTTCGAGTACGCCACCGACCTGTTCGACGCGGCCACCGTCGGTCGCCTCGCCGACGCGTACGCCCGGCTGCTCGACGCCCTGGCCGCCGACCCCGGCGCCCGGTTCGGCGACTGGCCGGTGCTCGACCCGGCGCGGCGGGACGCCCTGCTGGCGGCGGGCACCGCGGCCACCCCGGACCTGCCCGCCCGGGCGCTGCACCACCTCGTCGCCGACCGGGTCACCGCCGGGCCCGACCGGCCCGCCGTGGTCGACGGCGCGACCGTCTGGACGTACGCCGAGCTGGACCGGCGGGCCAACCGGTTGGCGCACCACCTGATCGACCTCGGGGTGGGCCCAGAGACCGTGGTGGCGGTCAGCCTGCCACGCGGCGTCGACCTGGTCCGCGCGCAGCTCGCCGTGCTCCGGTCCGGCGGCGCCTACCTTCCGCTCGACGCCGACCAGCCGACCGATCGCAGCCGGCACATGGTCACCACCGCCGGCGCCACGCTGCTGCTCACCGCCGCCGGGCACCATGACGGCGCCGGCCTGGGCTGTCCCGTCGTCGACCTGGTCCGGGACGCCGCCGAGCTGGACCGGCGGCCGGCGACCGACCCGGCGGTAGCGGTCGACCCGGAGCAGCTCGCCTACGTGGTGCACACCTCCGGTTCGACCGGCCGTCCCAAGGGCATCGGGATCACTCACCGGAACCTGGTCCGCACCGTCCACGACGGCGGCTACCTGGACCCGGCGCCGGACGACCGGGTGGCGTTCGCGGCCAGCCCGCTCTTCGACGCCGCCGCCTTCGAGGTGTGGGCCACCCTGGTCGCCGGGGCCACCGTGGTGGTCACCCCGCCCGACGTGGCGCTCTCCACCGCCGCCCTGGCCGACCACCTGGCGCGGCACCGGGTCACCACGCTGTTCCTCACCACCGCCCTGTTCCACCAGGTCGCCCGGGAACGCCCGGACGCGCTGCGCGGGCTGCGGCACGTGCTCTTCGGCGGGGAGACGTCCGACCCGGCCACGGTGGACGGGCTGCTCGCGCACGGCGGCCCGGACCGGCTGCTGCACATGTACGGCCCGTCCGAGTCGACCACGTTCAGCACCTGGCACCCGGTCACCGCGCCGACCGGCGACACCGGCCGCGTCCCGATCGGCCGGCCCACGCACCACACCACCACCTACGTGGTGGACCGGCGGCTGCGGCCGGTACCGGTCGGGGTGGTCGGCGAGCTGCTGCTCGGCGGCGCCGGTGTGGCCCGGGGATACGTCGGGGCGCCCGCGCTGACCGCCGAGCGGTTCCTGCCCGACCCGTTCGGCGCGCCCGGCGGCCGGGTCTACCGCACCGGCGACCTGGTCCGGTGGACCGGCGACGGCGTGCTGGAGTTCGTCGGCCGCGCCGACGGCCAGGTGAAGATCCGGGGGTTCCGGGTCGAGCCGGGCGAGATCGAGACGGCGGTACGCCGACACCCGGCGGTCCGGGACGCGGTGGTGCTCGCCCGGCCCGACCGCACCGGCGTGCTCAACCTCGTGGCGTACGTGGCGGGCGATCGGGCCGAGCTGGGTGACCTGCGGGCGTACCTCGGCCGGGAGCTGCCGGCCTACCTGGTGCCGGCCGCCGTGGTGGTGCTCGACGAGCTGCCGCTGACCGGGAACGGCAAGGTCGACCGGGCTGCCCTGCCCGAGCCGACCTATGCGACCGGCGCCGGCCGGCGGGAACCGACGACCGCGCTGGAGCGGCAGCTCGCCGAGATCTTCCGCGACGTGCTCGGCGTCGACGATCCGGGCGTGGACGACGACTTCTTCGCCCTCGGCGGGCACTCGCTGCTGGCCATCAAGGTGGTCGGCGCGGTGGCCGCCCGCACCGGTCGGGAGATCACCTTCCGGGACCTGTTCACCGCCCGCAGCGTGGCCGGACTGGCCCGCCTGCTCGCCGGCGCGGACGCGTCGGTCGCGCCGATCACCCGGGGCGCCGGGGCCGCCGGACTGCCCGTCTCCTTCGGCCAGGAACGGATGGTCTTCCTCGACCGGCTGGAGGGCGCCGGGGCGGCGTACACCATCCCGCTGGCGTGGCGGCTGACCGGGCCGGTGCGGGCCGACCGGCTCGCCGCGGCGCTGGACGCGCTGGTCGAGCGGCACGAGTCGCTGCGGACCCGGTTCACCCTGACCGACGGCGTGGTCCGCCAGGACGTCACGCCCGGCTGGGCGGGCCTGGACCGGCGCGTCGCGACCTCGGCCGCCGAGGCGGAGGCCGACCTGGCCCGGGAGGCCCGCCGGCCGTTCGAGCTGACCACCGGGCCGCTGTTCCGGGCCGTGCTCTGGCGGGCCGGCGACGCCCACCTGCTGCTGCTCGCCATGCACCACGCCGTCTCCGACGGCTGGTCGGCGGCGGTGCTGATCCGCGAGCTGGAGGCCGGCTACGACGGGGCGGACGTGCCGCGTCCGCCGGTGCGCTACGCCGACTTCGCCGCCTGGCAGCGGCACCGGCTGGCCGGCGACCGGCTGGCCGGCGACCTGGACCACTGGCGCCGACGGCTGGCCGACCTGCCCGACCTGGAGCTGCCCACCGACCGGCCCCGGCCGCCGGCGCGCGACGGCGCCGGGGCGCACGTCGGGTTCACCGTCGAACCGGCGCTGGCCGTCGCGCTGGAGCGACTCGGCCGGGCGCACGGCGCGACGCTGTTCATGACGCTGCTCGCCGCCTACCAGGTGCTGCTGGGCCGGTGGAGCGGCCAGACCGACTTCGCCGTCGGCACGCCGGTGGCCGGGCGGGACCGGCCGGAGGTCCGCGACGTGGTCGGCTTCTTCCTGAACACGCTGGTGCTGCGTGCCGACCTGTCCGGCGAGCCGCGCTTCACCGACCTGCTGGACCGGGTGCGCGACGACGCGCTCGCCGCGTACGAGCACCAGGAGCTGCCGTTCGGCCGGCTGGTCGAGGAGCTGAGCCCGGAGCGCGACCTGGGCCGCTCCCCGCTCTTCCAGGCGCTGTTCAGCTACAACGACTGGACCCTCGACACGCTGCGGCTGGGGTCCGCCGAGGGCGTCGCGCAGCCGGTGGACCGGGGCGCGGCCAAGCTGGACCTGACCCTGGAGCTGGTGCACGGCCCGGAGGGGCTGGCCGGCTCGCTGGACTACACCACCGACATCTTCGACGCCGCCACCGTCGCGCGGATGGCTGGGGCGTACGTCGACCTGCTGCGCGCGGTCGCGGCCGAGCCGGCGGCGCGGATCGCCGACCTGCCGCTGGTCGGGACCGAGGCGGCCCCGGCGGCGGCCCGACCGGCAGTGCCGTTCCGCTCCCTGCCCGACCGGATCGCCGACCACGTCCGGGCCACCCCGGACGCCACCGCCCTGCTCGGCCCGGGCGGCCCGCTCACCTACGGGGAGCTGGACCGGCGGTCCAACCGGCTCGCCCACCACCTGCGGGCGCGGGGGATCGGCCCGGAGGACCGGGTCGGACTGCGGCTGCCCCGGTGCGTCGACACCGTGGTCGCGGTGCTCGCCGTCTGGAAGGCCGGCGGGGCGTTCGTCGGGCTCGACCCGGAGCTGCCGCCGCGGCGCCTGGCGCGGCTGGCCGACGGTGCCGGAGTGCGGTTCGTGCTCGATGCGGACGGCGTCGCCGAGGCGGCGTCGTCCGCCCACCCGGTCACCCCGCCGGACGTCGACACCCGCCCCGACCATCTCGCCTACCTGGTCCACACCTCCGGCTCCACCGGGACGCCGAAGGGGGTGCTGGTGGAGCAGGGCGGCATCACCGCCTACCTCGACACCATCGGCGCGCACTACCGGCTCGACGCCGACGACGTGGTGCTGCAACGCGCCTCGCCCAGCTTCGACGCGTTCCTGCGCGACTGCGTGGGCCCGCTCACCGTCGGCGCGACCGTGTTGATGGCCGAACGCGCCGACCTGTCCACGCTCGCCGCCGACCTGACCGGCCGGCCCGCGCCGACCGCGCTGCTGAGCATGGTGCCGTCGCTGCTGCACCAGCTCCTCGACGCCGGCGACGTGTCTGCCGCCAACCTGCCCGCGCTGCGGCTGCTCGTGCTCAGTGGCGAGCCGTGCACCCCGGCGTTGCTGGCCCGGCTGCACGACGCGCTCCCCGGTGCGCGCCGGATCGTCAACCAGTACGGCCCGACCGAGGCGACGGTCACCACCACCGTGGCCGACCTCGACCCGAGCCGGCCGTACGAGTCGGTCGGGATTGGCGTCGCGATGCCGGGGACCACCGTGCACGTGCTCGACACGACACTGCGGCCGGCGCCGGTGGGCGTCTTCGGCGAGGTGTTCATCGGCGGTGCCGGGGTCAGCCGCGGCTACCACGGCCAACCCGGCCGCACCGCCGCCGTGTACCTGCCGGACCCGGCCGGGCCACCCGGCGCGCGGATGTACCGCACCGGCGACGCGGCACGCCTGCTCGCCGACGGGACGTTGGAGCTCCGGGGCCGGCTGGACCGGCAGGTGAAGGTGCGCGGCGTCCGGGTGGAACCGGCCGAGGTGGAGGCCGCGCTCTCCGAGCACCCCGAGGTCGGCGCCGCGGCCGTGGTGGCCCGCCCGGACGGGCCGAACGGCTGGCGGCTCGCCGGCTACGCCCAGCGCGCCCCGGAGGGCCGGCTCGACGAGGCGGACCTGCGCCGGCACCTGGAGGCCCGCCTGCCGTCCGCGATGATCCCGGCCGAGCTGCTCGTCCTCGACGCCCTGCCGCTGCTGGGCAACGGCAAGGTGGACCGGGCGGCGCTGCCCGAGATCCGGACCGAGCTGCCGGCGGCGGACCGGGTGGCCCCACGCACCGACGTCGAGCGGGTCGTCGCCGAGATCTGGGCCGACCTGCTCCAACGGCCCGACATCGGCGTCGAGGACGACTTCTTCGCCCTCGGCGGCCACTCGCTGACCGCGCTGCGGGTGATCTCCCGGCTGCGCGAACGGCTGGACGCCCCGGTCACCCTGCGCGCCTTCTTCGAGGCCCGCACCATCGCCCGGCTCGCCCGGAAACTGGAGGAGACCCGATGA